One genomic segment of Hordeum vulgare subsp. vulgare chromosome 2H, MorexV3_pseudomolecules_assembly, whole genome shotgun sequence includes these proteins:
- the LOC123430222 gene encoding uncharacterized protein LOC123430222, translating into MLANPRNPLPCPVRAATPSGSASANGLPIQSMSQPTTILLLLSWFSPLSNPLRDSSARPQEQELQQLRTLPWRRSSLCQLSVAARGAPEDLLAGSARAHCRAFSVCHSSHRQHRSPRPGCWSPPPWSRPSSPQGASSSEWIPGARMCPSMHSIWSASGLLLGEDDWGPARSFVRLHPALTARSSRAVARVGCYAKAISHRPRLFGRALTAWAS; encoded by the exons ATGTTGGCCAACCCTAGAAATCCTCTCCCTTGTCCCGTCCGCGCCGCCACTCCCTCGGGATCTGCTAGCGCCAATGGCCTCCCGATCCAGTCAATGAGTCAGCCAACTAccatcctgctcctcctctcgTGGTTTTCCCCATTATCCAACCCGCTGAGGGATTCATCCGCGCGACCACAGGAGCAGGAGCTCCAGCAGCTGCGCACGCTCCCGTGGAGACGCTCGTCCCTGTGCCAACTCTCGGTCGCCGCGCGTGGTGCACCTGAggacctccttgctggatcagcaAGAGCTCACTGCCGAGCCTTCTCTGTCTGCCATTCAAGCCACCGTCAGCATCGATCTCCGAGACCAGGCTGCTG GAGCCCGCCGCCATGGAGTCGCCCGTCCTCGCCACAAGGTGCCTCGTCGTCGGAATGGATTCCAGGAGCTCGGATGTGCCCATCCATGCACTCGATTTGGTCCGCCTCTGGCCTTCTGCTCGGGGAAGACGACTGGGGCCCTGCACGCTCCTTTGTTCGTCTGCATCCGGCTTTGACCGCCAGATCGAGTCGCGCGGTCGCTCGCGTGGGCTGCTACGCCAAGGCCATCTCTCATCGACCGCGCCTCTTCGGCCGCGCGTTGACCGCATGGGCCTCGTAG